DNA sequence from the bacterium genome:
TCGACGGTGTAGGGCTGCACCCGCGGGGCGAAGGCAGGCTGGTCGCCCAGGGGCACGCTGAAGCTGTTGGCGCTCGTGAACTGGTAGCCGCCGGTCCCTTCAGCGGCCGCCGCCGGCGTAGCGCCTGCCGCCGCCTGTGTCTGGACGGCGGAGGTCGTGGCCTGCTGACGGCAACCGACCAGCAGAGTCAACAGCGCGGCAACCAACAGCAGCAGGAGGTAGTTCCTCATGGCGCAGTCCCCTTTGGTGTCGTGACTGAAGCTGACACAGCCCTACTGTTCGACACGAACATGCCCTATTCCTGTGCTTGTGGCTGCCAGAGCACCTGGAGCTTGCGGACGCTGCGGCGGCACTCGATGCGCAGCCCCTTGCTGCCGCTCTCGGTGCGTAGCGGCGTGACGGTGCCGATGGCGTCGTACTCCGCCGTCCGCCCCAGGCCCCAGAAGCCGAACTGGTTCCAGCGGTAGACCACCACGATGAGCTTGCCGGAGAGCGCTCGCTCCACCGACACCAGCTCCGCCGCGTCGTCGCCGGTGACGTCGGCCAGCGCGGCAGTCACGTATGGCCGGCAGAGCTGGCTGCCCCGCCACATGGGGTACAGGTCGCCCTGCTTGTCCCAGCCGTAGATGAAGAAGCGGCGGGCATAGCTGGGGTCGCGAGCGGTCTGGCTGTAGGTGCACAGTGCCACTTCCTCCGTCCCGTCGCCGTCCACATCCCCAACACTCACGTCCCAGAAGTTGTACTCCGGCTCGGGCGACAACGGGCGCACGTCGCTGATGTTCCCCCACGGCATCAGGTACAGGTGACTGCGCCGGGGCTGAGGGGGGCGCGGGTCCTCGGCCGTCAGAGCGAGGAGCGAGACACCCCGCCGCGGGTGTCGTGCGTTCACCACACGGAGGATCGCGTACTCGCTGTGCCATGTGCCGAAGGCGCCTACCGTCTCAAGGTTGCGGCCGTCAATGATGAGATCCCGCTGCCAGCCGTCGTGAACCGGCGGCCGCACGATGGTCGGCGTCATCGGCAGGAAGCGCCAGACGAGGAGGCCGCCGATGACGAGCAGGGCCAGCAGCCTGACGAGCACACGGGAGGAGATGAGACGACCCAGGGGCGTGGTCATCGCTGTCCTGACGGCCGGGCGGCTGCCCGCAGCGCGCTGGTCAACTCGTGCAGCTCGAACACGTAGCCGAACACGCTACTCGTCTTCCACAGCGCGTACTCCAGGTTCTTCTCGCCCTCGCAGGACTCGCGGGTCTCGATGGCGACGCAACCGCCGCGCACGGCGCTGCACATGAACCCCCGGCGCTTCATGTCGCTCATCCCACAGGGCTCGAACCACAGGCACTCGTCCAGGGCGTAGCCGCAGTAGATGATATGGTCAACCTTCCGGTTGCGCAACAGTCGCGCCAGTTGCCACGAGTGCTGTGCGACGAGGTCGTTGCCCTGCGGCCGCAGGACCTCGGGCATGCCACGTAGCCACGTCTCCTGCCCTGTCGGGGCGACCGCCGCCGTCGCCCTGTCATCCACCGGCAGCGGCAGGTTGTAGAGGTCCTTGTCGTGCTTGGCCCAACGCTGCATGTCGCGGGGGATGGAAGCCTCGTCATCGGCCGGCGGCTTCCCCGCCTCTGCGAGGTACCTACGGCCGAAGTCGCTCTTCATCATACTCTCGCCCACGCCGATGGTCGCTACCTGCAGCCCCACCGCTCGCGCCGCCGCCACCAGCCGCGGCAGCCGGAAGGCCACCAGGTCCATCGTGCGTGGGACATCCTCGACGGTCCCGAGGACGTTGGGGTTCGGCAAGTCGGGCCGGAACTCCGTCTGCGCGGTCAGGCCCCGCTCAGGCAGGTGCATCAGCGCCAGGCAGGTCGTGCTCAGGTCCAATGGTCGCACCTCGGACGTCCAGCCCTGCACGCTCCGGGCCGCGTTGTGCCACTGCGAGTAGTCCCACGGATAGAAGCGGTACCAGTGCCATGGCACCTGGATGGCGGCGGACCTGCGGACGGGCATGGCAGCCTCCTGGGCGACAGCGCACAGCGGCAGGATCAGGGCCGGCAGGGCGAGGAGAACCCACCTCATCTACTTCGCCTTCTTCGCGGCCTGCTCACGCAGCGCGTGGGTCAGCTCCTGCAGGTCGAAGATGTAGCCGAACATGGTCGAGGTCTTCCAGTAGGCATACTCCAGGTTCCCCTCGCCCACGGCCGACTCGGCGTTCTCGATGGCCACGCAGCCGCCGCGCACGGCCGAGCACAGGTAGCCCTTGCGGTCCATGTCGCACATCCCACACGGTGAGAACCACAGGCACCAGTTCAGGGCCCAGCCCGAGTAGATGATGTGGGTGATGCCCCGGCTCTGGAGCAGTCGGTGCAGTTGCCATGGGTACTGGGCGATGATGTCGTTCCCCTGCGGCCACAGTTCCCTGGGGAGAGCGAAGTCGTGCGGTGGGACCTTGTCAGGCTGCGGACGGGGGAGGTCGAAGACATCACGCATGTGTTGGGCCGCCACCTTGGGGTCCTTGGTGATGCGGTCCTGATCTTCGGGCGGCGGGTCGCCCGCCTCCTTGACGCACTGCTCCCAGATCGGCCCCTGCATGTAGATGCCCCCGCCGACGCCGACGTGCGCCACCTGCAGCCCCGCCGCCCGTGCCGCCTGGACCAGCGGCGGCATGCGGAAGGTCACGACATCCATGGTGCGCGGGATCCACTCGATCGTGCCCAGCGCGTTGGGGTTGGGGCAGTCCGGGCCGAACTCGGTGTCCGGCGTCAGGCCCGTGTCGGGGAAGTGCATCAGCGCCAGGCACGTCTTCGACAGGTCCAGCTTCCGCACCTCACTGTCCCACCCCCGGAAGCCCACGGCGGCCTCACGCCAGCGTGAGAAGTCAGCGGGGAAGTGGCGGTAGAGGTGCCAGGGCAGGGAGATCACGTTGGGCTTGCGGGGCATGGTGGACTCCTGTGAGAAGGCAAGCTGGGGCAGCAGAAGCAGCACAATGGCGAAAGTGCGTGGCATCATGGTCAGCCTCCGCCACGCATTTCCCTGCACGCAGCGGGCCAACCTGCGGCAGGCAATGCGGAGGTGAGTGGGGAATTGGCGGACATGCTGTTGTCCGACTTCGATTATGAACTCCCCCCTGAGCTGATCGCGCAGCACCCCCCCGCAGAGCGTGGGCAGTCGCGGCTGCTGGTGATCCGCCGGGACGGCGGGCCGGCGGATGGCCGGCCCCTCCTGCAGCACCGCGTGTTCGCCGACCTGCCGGAGTACCTGCGCGCCGGTGACTGCCTGGTGCTCAATGATACGCGGGTCATCCCGGGGCGCCTGGTCGGGCGACGGGCAACGGGGGGACAAGTAGAGCTGCTGCTCCTGCGCCAGGTGGGGGAGAGGGACTGGGAGGCGCTGGGCAAACCCGCGCGGCGACTACGTGTCGGCGAGTGCGTCACCTTCGGCCCGGACCTGGCCGCCGAGATCATCGCTGCCGGAGAGGAGGGGCTCCGCACCGTCCGCCTGCAGCACGACGGCCCCCTCCTCGAAGTCCTCGACCGTCTCGGCCAGATGCCGCTGCCGCCGTACATCCACCGCGAGGCGCCCGAGAGCGAGGACAAGTCACGCTACCAGACGGTCTACGCCGCCGTCCCGGGGGCAGCGGCTGCGCCCACCGCCGGCCTGCACTTCACGAAGGGGCTGCTGCGGCAGATCGAGGCCATCGGCGTGCGGCTCGCGCGGCTGACGCTGCATGTCGGACTGGGCACCTTCCGCCCCATCCAGGTCCAGCGCCTGGAAGACCACCGGATGCACGCCGAGTGGTACGAGGTGTCGCCCGGGGCTGCCGCGACGATCAACGCGGCCCGGCAGGGCGGCGGCCGGGTCATCGCCGCGGGCACGACCGTCGTGCGCACGCTGGAGACGGTTGCGGACGAGACGGGCGTCATCCACGCCGGCTCCGGCATGACGGAGCTGTTCATCTCCCCCGGCTACCAGTTCCGAGCGGTGGACGGCATGTTGACGAACTTCCACCTGCCGCGCAGCAGCCTGCTGGTGATGGTGTCGGCCTTTGCCGGGCGGGAGCGCGTCCTGGCGGCCTATGTCGAGGCCGTCCGGCAGGGCTATCGCTTCTATAGCTATGGCGATGCGACGCTGATGGTGTAGGACGGCGGGAATCGGGAGCCGGGATCCGGGAATCGGGATTCGGGAATCGGAGCAGGAGGCTGGGCTGATGAGACAATGGTTGGGCTGTGTCGGAGGGCTGCTGATGGTGCTGGCGGCGTATGCCGCCGAGGCGCCGGTGACGGTGACGCGGGGCGACTGGAGCGCCACCATGGGCCCGGGTGGCCTGGCGCTATCCTACGCCGGTGAGGTGGTCTCCAAGGGCTCCTATGTGAATGTCTTCACGCCCGGCTACAAGGGCACGGTGATCGGCACGGCCGGGGCCTGGAAGCCGGGCACGGCGCGGGCGTCGGCAGATGGGAAGACGGTGACGCTGACCGCCGACCTGCCGGGCGGACGCCTCGTCTACGAGGCCGCGCTCGAGGACGCCGGTGTGCGCATCACGCTGCGCGTCACGCCCGCGGCGGGGGCGGAGGTTGGGCCGGTGGAGTACTCCGTCGCCCAGGTCCCCGCCGAGTTCCTCACCGGTGCCGTCATCGAGATGGCCAACGTGGCCGGCAGCGTCACGGCGAGCCTCGCTCTCCCGACGGAGCCCGCCAATGGCGGGCTGGCGCCCGGCGGGCCAGTGATGGCCTTCAAGACCCCCAAGCATAACCTCATCTTCGAAGCGCCTGACTTCGGCACGGTCTACCCCTTTGATGGGCGGCACGACAAGTACGGCTCGCGTCAGGGCATCTGGGCTTTCGCCGGGCCGGCCATGCGCGCCGGAGAGGAGACGGTCAGCGTGTACACCGTGCGCATGGAGCCGCCCACGCCTCCGCGCGTCCCGGGCAAGATCACCATCGGGAAGAGCACGCCGGCCTCAGGGATCCTCCTGGCCCCCGGCGCAACCAAGCGCGAGACCCTCGCCGCCGATGAGTTGGCGAACTACCTGGAGACCATGGCCGGCAAGCGCCTGGAGCGCACCGAAGCCTCCGGCAAGACGGCGCCGGCAGGCGCGATTGTCATCGGGCCACAGGCGCTGGCCACGGGGCTCATCAAGCAGTCTGAGCTGGACAAGGTCGCCCCGGACGGCTACGTGGTCAAGGTGAAGGGCGGACGCGTCGGCATCTGCGGAGCGCGCGACGTGGGGACCATCTACGGGGCCTATGCCCTGCTGCGCAAGCTGGGCTGCAAGTTCTACGCCCCCTCGTGTGAGGTCGTGCCCCACGTTACGGCCCT
Encoded proteins:
- the queA gene encoding tRNA preQ1(34) S-adenosylmethionine ribosyltransferase-isomerase QueA, with the translated sequence MLLSDFDYELPPELIAQHPPAERGQSRLLVIRRDGGPADGRPLLQHRVFADLPEYLRAGDCLVLNDTRVIPGRLVGRRATGGQVELLLLRQVGERDWEALGKPARRLRVGECVTFGPDLAAEIIAAGEEGLRTVRLQHDGPLLEVLDRLGQMPLPPYIHREAPESEDKSRYQTVYAAVPGAAAAPTAGLHFTKGLLRQIEAIGVRLARLTLHVGLGTFRPIQVQRLEDHRMHAEWYEVSPGAAATINAARQGGGRVIAAGTTVVRTLETVADETGVIHAGSGMTELFISPGYQFRAVDGMLTNFHLPRSSLLVMVSAFAGRERVLAAYVEAVRQGYRFYSYGDATLMV